A DNA window from Zonotrichia albicollis isolate bZonAlb1 chromosome 2, bZonAlb1.hap1, whole genome shotgun sequence contains the following coding sequences:
- the NDP gene encoding norrin yields the protein MLYLPLLLPARSSSTMGNHVLAASISMLSLLVMMGDTDSKTESSFLIDSDPSRCMRHHYVDSISHPLYKCSSKMVLLARCEGRCSQTSRSEPMVSFSTVLKQPFRSSCHCCRPQTSKLKAMRLRCSGGMRLTATYRYILSCHCEECNS from the exons ATGCTCTACCTCCCTCTGCTGTTACCAGCGAGAAGTTCCTCGACAATGGGAAATCATGTACTCGCAGCTTCGATTTCCATGCTGTCGCTGCTGGTGATGATGGGAGACACGGACAGTAAAACAGAGAGCTCCTTCCTCATCGATTCCGACCCCAGCCGCTGCATGAGGCACCACTACGTGGACTCCATCAGCCACCCTCTCTACAAGTGCAGCTCCAAG ATGGTGCTGCTGGCCCGCTGCGAAGGCCGCTGCAGCCAGACGTCGCGCTCGGAGCCCATGGTGTCCTTCAGCACGGTCCTGAAGCAGCCCTTCCGCtccagctgccactgctgccgGCCCCAGACCTCCAAGCTGAAGGCCATGAGGCTGCGCTGCTCGGGGGGCATGCGGCTCACGGCCACCTACCGCTACATCCTCTCCTGCCACTGCGAGGAGTGCAACTCCTAG